One window from the genome of Leuconostoc suionicum encodes:
- a CDS encoding aggregation-promoting factor C-terminal-like domain-containing protein: MDYMMKRIIIMSALLTGLSLVALGTQLETENQPAEAATMNQTVNVKAVSSAISSFTDVKLTKVEAIPKKVATSSENNEVKANSQPSEAQEKATDTAQVTSVSSETATAEGSKTAATVNETQPTQVVAESNQSTQNTTAVTETPVVSSDIQWLIQHESGGNVNAQNGAYYGIGQLSENYYAQYVPGKDYHGNYAVQLEAMQKYISARYGTVANAIAHWQVNNWY, translated from the coding sequence ATGGATTACATGATGAAGAGAATAATAATAATGAGTGCCCTATTGACTGGTTTATCTTTAGTTGCTTTGGGAACGCAACTTGAAACAGAAAACCAGCCTGCTGAAGCCGCTACTATGAATCAAACCGTGAATGTCAAAGCAGTTAGTTCTGCCATTTCATCATTTACGGATGTTAAGCTTACTAAAGTTGAAGCAATACCTAAAAAAGTAGCAACTTCTAGTGAAAACAATGAAGTTAAAGCGAATTCACAACCAAGTGAAGCACAAGAAAAGGCTACAGATACAGCGCAAGTAACTAGTGTATCTTCTGAAACAGCGACAGCCGAAGGATCAAAAACAGCTGCTACAGTGAATGAGACGCAACCAACACAGGTCGTTGCAGAAAGTAATCAGTCAACACAGAATACAACAGCCGTAACAGAAACACCGGTTGTATCATCGGACATACAGTGGTTAATCCAACATGAAAGCGGCGGAAACGTCAATGCTCAAAACGGTGCATACTATGGTATCGGTCAGTTGTCTGAAAATTACTACGCGCAATATGTTCCAGGGAAAGATTATCATGGTAATTATGCAGTCCAGTTAGAAGCAATGCAGAAGTATATCTCTGCTCGCTACGGAACTGTTGCTAATGCTATTGCTCATTGGCAAGTTAATAATTGGTATTAG
- a CDS encoding YagU family protein, which translates to MLNFLLAIIVIGTIAGVISGMVKIGWEAILPPRTQERDETNPPQRLLQQMGIPRKWTHAYFYYATDQKVHYVALIMHFSFSIVFGVLLVLLDQYFPIVTFGQGSVYGVVIWIIFHIIVLPATKTIPSALKQPFSEHFSEFFGHIVWAWSMYLIMVALIVITNWLPNY; encoded by the coding sequence ATGTTGAATTTTTTGTTGGCTATCATTGTAATTGGAACGATTGCAGGGGTTATTTCTGGAATGGTTAAAATCGGCTGGGAAGCGATTTTGCCACCAAGAACACAAGAACGTGATGAAACTAATCCGCCACAGCGGTTGCTGCAACAAATGGGTATACCACGAAAATGGACACACGCCTATTTTTATTATGCTACTGATCAAAAAGTGCACTATGTAGCGCTCATCATGCACTTTTCTTTCTCGATTGTCTTCGGTGTATTGTTAGTTTTGCTTGATCAATATTTCCCAATTGTTACATTTGGACAAGGTAGTGTGTACGGTGTTGTGATTTGGATCATTTTCCATATTATTGTTTTACCAGCTACGAAAACCATTCCATCCGCTTTAAAACAACCGTTTTCAGAACACTTCTCTGAATTTTTTGGTCACATTGTATGGGCTTGGTCAATGTATTTAATAATGGTTGCGTTGATTGTGATAACTAATTGGTTGCCAAATTACTAA
- a CDS encoding NAD(P)-dependent oxidoreductase, translating into MAIKIGVIGATGMAGSAVYQEAVDQEFDVTAIVRSTAKAHKTLGQDAKVLEKDAFALTKEELLQFDVIINAFATVPALAYQHIDLAAYLIKLLRETTVPRLIFILGAGSLITGDDNHLLLEDLKKLPDAASWVSIPDNQKKELEFLRNIDNVNWTGVSPGITFQAGKATQYKLGTDYLLFGEDNESVTNSGTMAKAIVSEIIKPSAEKKRFTVVNA; encoded by the coding sequence ATGGCGATTAAAATTGGCGTTATTGGCGCAACAGGTATGGCCGGTTCTGCAGTGTATCAAGAAGCTGTCGATCAAGAATTTGATGTTACCGCAATTGTCAGATCTACCGCCAAAGCGCATAAAACACTTGGTCAGGACGCAAAAGTCTTGGAAAAAGATGCGTTTGCATTGACTAAAGAAGAATTGTTACAGTTTGATGTAATTATTAATGCATTTGCTACAGTTCCCGCGCTGGCGTATCAACATATTGATTTGGCAGCCTATCTTATTAAGCTGCTCCGAGAAACAACTGTTCCACGTTTAATCTTTATTTTAGGTGCAGGTAGCTTGATAACTGGGGATGATAACCACCTATTGTTAGAGGATTTAAAAAAATTGCCGGATGCTGCCTCTTGGGTATCAATACCAGATAATCAGAAAAAAGAACTAGAGTTTTTACGAAATATTGATAATGTCAATTGGACTGGTGTATCACCTGGTATTACTTTCCAAGCAGGCAAAGCAACCCAATATAAGTTAGGAACAGACTATCTGCTTTTTGGTGAAGATAACGAATCCGTTACAAACAGTGGTACGATGGCCAAAGCAATTGTGTCAGAAATTATTAAACCAAGTGCTGAAAAAAAGCGTTTCACAGTGGTTAACGCTTAA
- a CDS encoding nitroreductase family protein: MVNQDYIETIKKRRSIYSLGKNVSDNNEDIAELIQSAIKESPSSFNNQTVRAAILFGESSDKLWEIVAERLKSEVPDEESYKATRQKVDSFKAGVGTILFFTDDDIVQQYQEQLSLYAENFPIWADQANGMAQINVWQALAANEIGASLQHYNPLIDDDVHTAFDIPKSWNLRSQMPFGSIEATAGTKEYMTDDARFKIFK; this comes from the coding sequence ATGGTTAATCAAGATTACATTGAAACAATTAAGAAAAGGCGATCGATTTATTCATTAGGCAAGAATGTATCTGATAACAATGAGGACATTGCCGAATTAATTCAGTCAGCAATTAAAGAATCACCAAGTTCTTTTAACAACCAAACGGTCAGAGCTGCTATTTTATTTGGGGAATCATCCGACAAATTATGGGAAATAGTTGCTGAAAGATTAAAGTCAGAAGTTCCTGATGAAGAAAGTTACAAAGCAACTCGTCAAAAAGTTGATAGTTTCAAGGCTGGCGTTGGGACAATCCTGTTCTTCACGGATGATGATATTGTTCAGCAATATCAAGAACAGCTTTCTTTATATGCGGAAAACTTTCCAATTTGGGCTGATCAAGCAAATGGTATGGCTCAGATTAATGTTTGGCAAGCCCTAGCAGCAAATGAAATTGGTGCTAGCCTGCAACACTATAATCCTTTAATAGATGACGACGTACATACAGCATTTGATATACCTAAATCATGGAACTTACGTAGTCAGATGCCATTTGGATCAATTGAAGCAACAGCGGGTACTAAAGAATACATGACGGATGATGCCCGCTTTAAGATCTTTAAATAA
- a CDS encoding Rrf2 family transcriptional regulator, with product MKYSTKLSDAIHILTYIVINQGTDLSSTQIAKSVNSNPVVIRRIMSQLKNDGCLLSSNGRADPKLARPADTISLLDIYRAVEEDTSFLKIDTKTNQNCNIGRHIQTTLDKYYNQVQEAAEKEMNKIKLADIIKEIQTDN from the coding sequence ATGAAATACTCTACTAAGTTAAGCGATGCTATACATATTCTAACTTATATCGTCATTAATCAAGGTACCGACCTGTCAAGCACGCAAATTGCTAAGAGTGTCAACTCTAACCCTGTGGTTATTCGACGAATTATGTCACAGCTCAAAAATGACGGTTGTTTATTATCAAGTAATGGACGCGCAGATCCAAAATTAGCTCGTCCAGCTGACACAATTAGTTTATTAGATATTTATCGCGCTGTGGAAGAAGACACCTCATTTCTCAAGATTGACACCAAAACAAATCAAAATTGTAATATCGGTCGTCACATTCAGACAACTTTGGATAAATACTATAATCAAGTACAAGAAGCTGCCGAAAAAGAAATGAATAAAATTAAATTAGCTGATATCATTAAGGAAATTCAAACAGACAATTAA
- a CDS encoding glycoside hydrolase family 70 protein, producing the protein MPFTEKVMRKKLYKVGKIWVVGGVCTFALTASFALATPSVLGDSSVPEVSANNVQSTSNNATDTTTVTEENDKVQLAATSDDVTTTAANDKTQSADTNVTEKQADDHTLDNDKVDNKQNEVAPTNDTNENSESVAVSTNSGSAEKTTEEVQQVSGKYVEKDGSWYYYFDDGRNAKGLSTIDNNIQYFDEDGKQVKGQYVTIDNQTYYFDKDSGDELIGLQSIDGKIVAFNDEGQQIFNQYYQSENGTTYYFDDKGHAATGIKNIGGKNYYFDNLGQLKKGFSGVIDGQIMTFDQNTGQEVSNTTSEIKEGLTTQNTDYSEHNAAHGTDAEDFENIDGYLTASSWYRPTDILRNGTDWEPSTDTDFRPILSVWWPDKKTQVNYLNYMADLGFISNADSFETEDSQSLLNEASNYVQKSIEMKISAQQSTEWLKDAMAAFIVTQPQWNETSEDMSNDHLQNGALTYVNSPLTPDANSNFRLLNRTPTNQTGEQAYDLDNSKGGFELLLANDVDNSNPVVQAEQLNWLYYLMNFGTITANDADANFDGIRVDAVDNVDADLLQIAADYFKLAYGVDQNDATANQHLSILEDWSHNDPLYVTDQGSDQLTMDDYMHTQLIWSLTKSSDIRGTMQRFVDYYMVDRSNDSTENEAIPNYSFVRAHDSEVQTVIAQIVSDLYPDVENSLAPTAEQLEAAFKIYNEDEKLADKKYTQYNMASAYAMLLTNKDTVPRVYYGDLYTDDGQYMATKSPYYDAINTLLQARIQYVAGGQSMSVDNNDVLTSVRYGKDAMTVTDAGTSETRTEGIGVIVSNNASLQLDEGDTVTLHMGAAHKNQAYRPLLATTADGLSYYDTDDNAPVEYTDDNGDLIFTSDSIYGVQNPQVSGYLAVWVPVGAQQDQDARTASDTTTNTSDKVFHSNAALDSQVIYEGFSNFQAFATDSSEYTNVVIAQNADQFKQWGVTSFQLAPQYRSSTDTSFLDSIIQNGYAFTDRYDLGYGTPTKYGTADQLRDAIKALHASGIQAIADWVPDQIYNLPEQELATVTRTNSFGDDDTDSDIDNALYVVQSRGGGQYQEMYGGAFLEELQALYPSLFEVNQISTGVPIDGSVKITEWAAKYFNGSNIQGKGAGYVLKDMGSNKYFKVVSNTEDGDYLPKQLTNDLSETGFTHDDKGIIYYTLSGYRAQNAFIQDDDDNYYYFDKTGHLVTGLQNINNHTYFFLPNGIELVNSFLQNEDGTTVYFDKKGHQVFDQYITDQNGNAYYFDDAGVMLKSGFTMIDGHQQYFDQNGVQVKDKFVVGTDGYKYYFEPGSGNLAILRYVQNSKNQWFYFDGSGHAVTGFQTINGKKQYFYNDGHQSKGEFIDADGDTFYTSATDGRLVTGVQKINGITYAFDNTGNLITNQYYQLANGKYMLLDDNGRAKTGFVLQDGALRYFDQNGEQVKDAIVMDPDTNLSYYFDATQGIAVKSDYFEYQGNWYLTDANYQLIKGFKAVDDSLQHFDEVTGVQTKDSALISAQGKVYQFDNNGNAVSA; encoded by the coding sequence ATGCCATTTACAGAAAAAGTAATGCGGAAAAAACTTTATAAAGTTGGGAAAATTTGGGTAGTTGGTGGGGTTTGTACTTTTGCACTGACCGCGTCATTTGCTTTAGCAACACCAAGTGTTTTGGGAGACAGCAGTGTGCCTGAGGTGAGCGCTAATAACGTTCAATCTACTTCAAATAATGCAACGGATACTACTACAGTTACAGAAGAAAATGACAAAGTACAGCTTGCAGCTACTAGTGACGATGTAACAACAACAGCTGCAAACGACAAAACACAATCTGCTGATACCAATGTGACAGAAAAACAGGCAGATGATCATACGCTTGATAATGACAAAGTCGATAACAAACAAAATGAAGTCGCTCCAACCAATGATACTAACGAAAATTCCGAATCAGTAGCCGTTTCAACTAACAGTGGTTCTGCTGAAAAGACTACAGAAGAAGTACAGCAAGTTAGCGGCAAGTACGTTGAAAAAGACGGTAGTTGGTATTACTACTTTGATGATGGCAGAAATGCTAAAGGTTTATCAACAATAGACAACAATATTCAATATTTTGATGAGGATGGTAAACAAGTCAAAGGACAGTACGTCACAATTGATAATCAAACATATTATTTTGATAAGGATTCAGGTGATGAGTTAATTGGGCTGCAAAGTATTGATGGGAAGATAGTTGCTTTTAACGATGAAGGACAACAGATTTTTAATCAATATTACCAATCTGAAAATGGTACAACGTACTACTTTGATGATAAAGGACACGCTGCTACTGGTATTAAGAATATTGGGGGTAAAAATTATTATTTTGATAATCTTGGTCAACTAAAAAAAGGTTTCTCTGGTGTGATTGATGGTCAAATAATGACATTTGATCAGAACACGGGACAAGAAGTTTCTAACACAACTTCTGAAATAAAAGAAGGTTTGACGACACAAAACACGGATTATAGCGAACATAATGCAGCCCACGGTACGGATGCCGAGGACTTTGAGAATATTGATGGCTATTTAACAGCTAGTTCATGGTATCGTCCAACAGATATTTTACGTAACGGAACAGACTGGGAACCTTCTACAGATACTGATTTTAGGCCAATATTATCAGTGTGGTGGCCAGATAAGAAAACACAGGTCAATTATTTAAACTACATGGCCGATTTAGGATTCATTAGTAATGCGGACAGTTTTGAAACTGAGGATAGCCAAAGCTTATTAAATGAAGCCAGTAACTATGTTCAAAAATCAATTGAAATGAAGATTAGTGCGCAACAAAGTACAGAATGGCTAAAGGATGCAATGGCGGCTTTCATTGTTACGCAACCACAGTGGAATGAGACTAGTGAAGATATGAGTAATGATCATTTACAAAATGGCGCATTAACTTATGTTAACAGTCCGCTGACACCCGATGCTAACTCGAACTTTAGATTACTCAACCGCACACCTACAAACCAAACCGGTGAACAAGCCTATGATTTAGATAACTCAAAAGGCGGATTCGAATTATTACTAGCAAATGATGTTGACAACTCAAATCCCGTAGTACAAGCAGAACAATTAAACTGGTTATATTATTTAATGAATTTTGGTACGATTACAGCGAATGATGCCGATGCTAATTTCGACGGAATTCGTGTTGATGCGGTGGATAATGTCGATGCTGATTTGTTACAAATTGCTGCCGATTATTTCAAACTAGCTTACGGTGTTGATCAAAACGATGCTACTGCCAACCAACATCTTTCAATTTTGGAAGATTGGAGCCATAACGATCCTTTGTATGTAACGGATCAAGGCAGTGATCAATTAACAATGGATGATTATATGCACACGCAGTTGATTTGGTCATTGACAAAATCATCTGACATACGTGGTACAATGCAACGTTTTGTAGATTATTATATGGTTGATCGGTCTAATGATAGTACAGAAAACGAAGCAATTCCTAACTATAGTTTTGTACGTGCCCACGATAGTGAAGTGCAAACAGTTATTGCACAAATTGTTTCAGATTTGTATCCTGATGTTGAAAATAGTTTAGCGCCAACAGCAGAACAATTGGAAGCAGCGTTCAAAATTTATAATGAAGATGAAAAATTAGCAGACAAAAAGTACACACAATATAATATGGCCAGTGCTTATGCGATGTTATTAACTAATAAAGATACAGTGCCACGTGTATATTATGGCGATTTATATACAGATGATGGACAATACATGGCCACTAAGTCGCCATATTATGATGCAATTAACACTTTACTACAAGCTAGAATACAATATGTTGCTGGTGGACAATCAATGTCAGTTGATAATAACGATGTCCTAACTAGCGTTCGTTATGGTAAAGATGCGATGACGGTCACTGATGCTGGCACATCAGAAACAAGAACCGAGGGTATTGGTGTCATTGTAAGCAACAATGCATCGTTACAGTTAGATGAAGGCGATACAGTTACCTTGCATATGGGTGCAGCTCATAAAAATCAAGCGTATCGTCCTTTACTGGCAACAACTGCCGATGGATTATCTTATTATGATACTGATGACAATGCGCCGGTAGAATACACAGATGATAATGGTGATTTGATTTTTACTAGTGACTCAATTTATGGTGTACAAAATCCCCAAGTTTCTGGTTATTTGGCTGTTTGGGTGCCGGTTGGGGCGCAACAAGATCAAGATGCACGAACAGCTTCTGATACAACAACGAATACGAGTGATAAAGTGTTCCATTCAAACGCTGCTCTTGATTCTCAGGTCATCTACGAAGGTTTCTCAAACTTCCAGGCATTTGCGACAGACAGCAGCGAATATACAAACGTAGTCATCGCTCAGAATGCGGACCAATTTAAGCAATGGGGCGTTACAAGCTTCCAATTGGCACCACAATATCGTTCAAGTACAGATACAAGTTTCTTAGACTCAATTATTCAAAATGGTTATGCATTCACAGATCGTTATGACCTAGGTTATGGCACACCGACAAAATATGGAACTGCTGATCAATTACGCGATGCTATTAAAGCCTTACATGCTAGTGGTATTCAAGCAATTGCCGATTGGGTGCCAGATCAAATTTATAATTTGCCAGAGCAAGAATTGGCTACAGTCACAAGAACAAATTCATTTGGAGATGACGATACAGATTCTGATATTGACAATGCCTTATATGTTGTACAAAGTCGTGGTGGTGGACAATATCAAGAGATGTATGGTGGTGCCTTCTTAGAAGAGTTACAGGCGCTGTATCCATCCCTATTTGAAGTGAATCAAATCTCAACTGGTGTTCCAATTGATGGCAGTGTAAAGATTACTGAGTGGGCGGCTAAGTACTTCAATGGTTCTAACATTCAGGGTAAAGGTGCTGGATACGTATTGAAAGATATGGGTTCTAATAAGTACTTTAAGGTCGTTTCAAACACTGAGGATGGTGACTACTTACCAAAACAGTTAACTAATGATTTATCAGAAACTGGATTTACACACGATGATAAAGGGATTATCTATTATACATTAAGTGGTTATCGTGCCCAAAATGCATTTATTCAAGATGATGATGATAACTATTACTATTTTGATAAAACAGGTCATCTAGTAACAGGTTTGCAAAATATTAATAATCATACTTACTTCTTCTTACCTAATGGTATCGAACTAGTTAATAGCTTCTTACAAAACGAGGATGGTACAACTGTTTATTTCGATAAGAAGGGTCATCAAGTCTTTGACCAATATATAACTGATCAAAATGGAAATGCGTATTACTTTGATGATGCTGGTGTAATGCTTAAATCAGGATTTACAATGATTGATGGACATCAACAGTATTTTGATCAAAATGGTGTGCAGGTTAAGGATAAGTTTGTGGTTGGCACTGATGGTTATAAGTATTACTTTGAACCAGGTAGTGGTAACTTAGCTATCCTACGTTATGTGCAAAACAGTAAGAATCAATGGTTCTATTTTGACGGTAGTGGACATGCTGTCACTGGTTTCCAAACAATTAACGGTAAAAAACAATATTTCTATAATGATGGTCATCAAAGTAAAGGTGAATTTATTGATGCAGATGGTGATACTTTCTATACGAGTGCTACTGATGGTCGCCTGGTAACTGGTGTTCAGAAGATTAACGGTATTACCTATGCTTTCGATAACACAGGAAATTTGATCACAAATCAGTATTATCAATTAGCAAATGGTAAGTATATGTTGTTAGATGATAACGGTCGTGCAAAAACGGGATTTGTATTGCAAGATGGTGCACTCAGGTACTTCGATCAAAACGGTGAACAAGTGAAAGATGCTATCGTTATGGATCCAGATACCAACTTGAGTTATTATTTCGATGCAACACAAGGTATCGCTGTAAAAAGTGATTATTTCGAGTACCAAGGTAATTGGTATTTAACAGATGCTAATTATCAACTTATCAAAGGTTTTAAAGCAGTTGACGACAGTTTACAACATTTTGATGAAGTCACTGGTGTTCAAACAAAAGATAGTGCTTTAATAAGTGCTCAAGGAAAAGTTTACCAATTTGATAATAATGGAAATGCTGTGTCAGCATAA